In Daphnia pulex isolate KAP4 chromosome 7, ASM2113471v1, one genomic interval encodes:
- the LOC124197781 gene encoding integumentary mucin C.1-like: MKNACMIIFAGLVVLGSAEEPLDSSETFTQVYPFAERAFFYYPTGAGNLFNRAGNPAPSVDFDDNPFDAAAATSSQDIPAAYFVPTSDLLSMPYPSRSDQEADEKAAMKHLEMLKELHDKLESSEQKFLKPSLSFGGNGVTLPMNAFVAMLQKLSKTVTKTVITTQFTTVFMNVSNSVSETTDSAIVVSNTDTKATTTTTSPATTIAETTTPTISSASSSVLETTPVIESTPVIEPTSMVETTTSAIETTASVIETSTTTIPVSVTTSTPLVIVTTITTTIL, from the coding sequence ATGAAGAATGCTTGCATGATCATATTCGCTGGATTGGTGGTGCTGGGTTCAGCGGAAGAGCCTTTAGACAGCAGCGAAACTTTTACCCAAGTCTATCCATTCGCCGAGCGTGCATTCTTTTATTATCCTACTGGAGCTGGAAACTTGTTCAATCGAGCGGGTAATCCGGCTCCATCAGTCGATTTCGACGACAACCCTTTTGATGCCGCCGCAGCAACCTCCTCGCAAGATATTCCCGCTGCTTATTTCGTACCGACATCCGACCTGTTGTCCATGCCCTACCCATCTAGAAGCGACCAAGAAGCGGACGAGAAAGCGGCAATGAAGCATCTGGAAATGCTGAAGGAATTGCATGACAAATTGGAGAGCAGTgaacagaaatttttgaagCCCAGTCTCTCGTTTGGTGGCAACGGAGTTACCCTCCCAATGAATGCGTTCGTGGCTATGTTGCAGAAGCTTTCGAAGACGGTCACCAAAACGGTCATTACGACTCAATTTACAACTGTATTTATGAATGTTAGCAACAGCGTTTCTGAAACGACTGATTCGGCCATTGTCGTCAGCAACACAGATACTAAGGCCACTacaaccaccaccagcccGGCGACTACCATCGCAGAAACAACTACTCCAACCATCTCGTCGGCATCTTCTTCTGTTCTCGAAACAACTCCCGTGATCGAATCAACACCCGTGATCGAACCAACTTCCATGGTGGAAACAACAACTTCCGCTATCGAAACAACAGCTTCCGTTATCGAAACATCAACTACTACTATCCCTGTGTCGGTCACAACTAGCACTCCTTTAGTGATTGTTACGACAATCACTACGACAATTCTCTAA
- the LOC124197388 gene encoding uncharacterized protein LOC124197388, producing the protein MIRGFIFVCLFMAAWAHPMLEGTLDDSSSEVSLESDESAESTEATIVPSGSPSNLTAEMQQLMQLEIFNKTKNNETGSLTTHKVGSSSIAQQLQPVAIRPFFYPTAFSPYFFRAGPYQTGYYRPYLMPVLNPFYPTNPATVQDEEILTARQPFPVDDELSEEDALKELEAIKKEMAEDAAAKRHQDRLLLPSISVNPDHSSVTVSLKSFASLLRSLNSRVTVTLATRTILVPNVSIINN; encoded by the exons ATGATAAGAGGATTTATTTTCGTCTGTCTTTTTATGGCGGCATGGGCTCATCCGATGCTTGAAGGCACACTAGATGATTCGTCATCCGAAGTTTCGCTTGAATCGGACGAA TCGGCAGAAAGCACTGAAGCGACCATCGTTCCATCCGGAAGCCCGTCAAATTTGACAGCCGAGATGCAGCAACTTAtgcaacttgaaatttttaacaaaacgaaaaacaacgaAACGGGATCTTTAACAACTCATAAAGTCGGCAGTTCATCCATAGCCCAGCAACTTCAGCCGGTCGCCATCCGCCCTTTCTTTTACCCGACAGCGTTCTCACCTTATTTCTTCCGAGCTGGTCCATACCAAACAGGCTATTATCGCCCTTATCTGATGCCCGTTTTGAATCCGTTTTATCCAACAAATCCAGCTACCGTTCAGGATGAAGAAATTTTGACGGCCAGACAGCCTTTTCCCGTTGACGACGAACTGAGTGAAGAGGATGCACTCAAAGAACTTGAAGCCATTAAAAAAGAGATGGCCGAAGATGCTGCCGCTAAACGTCACCAAGATAGGCTGCTGCTCCCCAGCATTTCGGTCAATCCAGACCATTCATCTGTAACTGTTTCGTTAAAGAGCTTCGCTTCACTTTTACGATCTTTAAACTCACGCGTGACCGTTACTTTGGCTACTAGAACGATTCTTGTACCCAATGTTTCGATTATTAACAACTGA
- the LOC124197387 gene encoding uncharacterized protein LOC124197387, with protein MKLLVVLGLIVAIASATPIDQDDKVEELTVVSMPDKGEPAVEERQVISNLANLVGSANVADLTAIIQQLVREELKNILANLQNAQNLTATTLSGLINADESNSEKLQQVVVKQEVDKQAEAKPVYFLPRRPGYFPPQHPMYYGPQQAVPYYNEEPYFYRGGPQWRRINPTDETLSDMDALAELELLLNEKGEMSSEARGLMSSLSSTTNSAKASFKSFVNNLSSALPSFSIVRKTYLVPGLAING; from the exons ATGAAGTTACTCGTTGTGTTGGGCCTTATTGTGGCCATCGCTTCAGCCACTCCCATCGATCAAGACGACAAAGTTGAG GAATTGACTGTGGTGTCAATGCCCGATAAAGGTGAGCCAGCAGTGGAAGAACGCCAAGTAATCTCCAATCTTGCTAATCTGGTCGGATCTGCCAACGTCGCCGATTTGACGGCCATCATTCAGCAGCTCGTCAGAGAAGAGCTCAAGAATATTTTGGCCAATTTGCAAAATGCCCAGAATTTAACGGCCACCACTCTCAGTGGATTGATCAACGCCGACGAGTCCAACTCTGAGAAGCTCCAGCAGGTGGTTGTCAAACAAGAAGTCGACAAGCAAGCCGAGGCCAAGCCGGTGTACTTTTTGCCTCGTCGCCCGGGTTACTTCCCACCTCAGCACCCGATGTACTACGGACCGCAACAGGCCGTTCCTTATTACAACGAAGAACCTTACTTCTATCGCGGTGGCCCGCAGTGGCGTCGCATCAACCCAACCGACGAGACTCTCAGCGATATGGACGCCCTCGCCGAATTAGAGTTGCTGCTCAATGAGAAAGGAGAAATGTCCAGTGAGGCTCGTGGTCTCATGTCCAGTCTCTCGTCCACCACCAATTCGGCCAAGGCTAGTTTCAAATCGTTCGTCAACAACCTGTCGTCGGCATTGCCGTCGTTTTCTATCGTCAGGAAAACTTACTTGGTGCCCGGCTTAGCGATCAACGGCTAA